A genomic segment from Mucilaginibacter terrenus encodes:
- a CDS encoding K(+)-transporting ATPase subunit C encodes MKTDLVKSIRLTLVLIVLLCVVYPVLITFAGKMSKGKGDGETITVNGKVVGYANVGQNFTKPEYFWGRPSAVGYNAAGSAGSNKGPTNPDYLKDVNNRIDTLLKYHPYLKRSDIPAEMVTASGSGLDPDISPEAARIQIKRVASNRGLSVQKVTDLVSQHTETPLLGMFGPAVVNVLKLNVALDALKK; translated from the coding sequence ATGAAAACAGATCTTGTAAAATCAATACGCCTAACACTGGTACTCATCGTGCTGCTCTGCGTGGTTTATCCTGTACTAATAACCTTTGCAGGCAAAATGTCCAAAGGAAAAGGCGACGGCGAAACCATCACCGTCAACGGTAAAGTAGTGGGTTATGCCAATGTAGGCCAAAACTTTACTAAACCAGAATACTTTTGGGGAAGACCATCGGCAGTTGGCTACAACGCCGCAGGTTCTGCAGGCTCTAATAAAGGCCCCACTAATCCCGATTACCTGAAAGATGTGAATAATCGCATCGACACCTTACTCAAGTATCATCCTTATTTGAAAAGGAGCGATATCCCAGCGGAAATGGTTACTGCTTCAGGCAGTGGCCTTGATCCTGATATTTCGCCAGAAGCTGCACGGATTCAAATCAAAAGGGTAGCTAGCAACCGTGGGCTATCTGTTCAAAAAGTAACAGACCTGGTATCTCAACATACTGAAACTCCCTTGCTGGGAATGTTTGGCCCCGCGGTAGTAAACGTATTAAAATTGAACGTTGCGCTTGATGCGCTTAAAAAATAA
- the kdpB gene encoding potassium-transporting ATPase subunit KdpB, whose product MKTQNKLFEPALVQSALKESVIKLNPKVMMRNPVMFTVEIGTLIMLYMCFYSFAHNGQGSFAYNVVIFVVLLLTLLFANFAEAIAEARGKAQADSLRKTREETPANVVLKDGTVEQRSSSTLQKGEVFICEAGDTIPTDGEIVEGLATIDESAITGESAPVIREAGGDKSSVTGGTKVLSDKIKVVVTTQPGESFLDKMIALVEGASRQKTPNEIALTILLASFTLIFIIVCVTLKPFADYANTPITIAALISLFVCLIPTTIGGLLSAIGIAGMDRALRANVITKSGKAVETAGDIDVLLLDKTGTITIGNRKATQFWPAPGILPEDLVKAAVLSSLADETPEGKSIIELAQQSTTRIPNVAPAGAEFINFTAETRSSGINTPDGIRIRKGAFDSMLKLSTSAGNKFPDEVQDRVKAIASNGGTPLVVAQNESILGTIELQDIIKPGIAERFERLRKMGIKTVMVTGDNPLTAKFIAEKAGVDDFIAEAKPEDKMNYIKQEQLSGRLVAMMGDGTNDAPALAQADVGVAMNSGTQAAKEAGNMVDLDNDPTKLIEVVEIGKQLLITRGTLTTFSIANDVAKYFAIVPALFIASIPALQSINIMHLHSPESAILSAVIFNAIIIPILIPLALKGVEYKPIGASALLRRNLLIYGLGGVVAPFIGIKLIDLVISLIF is encoded by the coding sequence ATGAAAACTCAAAATAAATTATTTGAACCGGCTTTAGTGCAAAGCGCTTTGAAGGAGTCGGTTATAAAGTTGAACCCTAAGGTAATGATGCGTAACCCGGTGATGTTCACCGTGGAGATTGGTACACTCATTATGCTGTACATGTGCTTTTACAGCTTTGCGCACAACGGCCAGGGGTCATTTGCCTATAACGTAGTAATATTTGTGGTACTCCTGCTTACGTTGTTGTTTGCCAACTTTGCAGAAGCTATTGCAGAGGCACGTGGTAAAGCACAAGCAGACAGCCTCCGTAAAACCCGTGAAGAAACCCCTGCTAATGTGGTACTAAAAGATGGTACAGTTGAACAGCGTTCGTCAAGTACGCTGCAGAAAGGCGAAGTTTTTATTTGCGAAGCAGGCGATACAATACCTACTGACGGTGAGATTGTTGAAGGTTTAGCAACCATTGATGAATCGGCAATCACCGGTGAGTCAGCTCCGGTTATCCGCGAAGCAGGAGGTGACAAGTCATCCGTAACCGGCGGCACAAAAGTTTTATCCGACAAAATAAAGGTAGTAGTTACCACACAGCCAGGGGAAAGTTTTTTAGATAAAATGATTGCGCTGGTAGAAGGTGCATCCCGCCAGAAAACGCCCAACGAAATAGCACTTACTATTTTGCTGGCAAGTTTCACACTCATCTTTATTATCGTTTGTGTAACCTTAAAGCCTTTTGCCGACTATGCCAACACCCCTATTACTATAGCTGCGCTAATCTCGCTCTTCGTTTGTTTAATCCCTACTACTATCGGTGGCCTTTTATCAGCCATTGGTATAGCGGGAATGGACAGAGCACTGCGCGCAAACGTTATAACCAAATCTGGTAAAGCCGTTGAGACTGCAGGCGATATAGACGTATTATTGCTTGATAAAACCGGCACTATTACCATAGGAAACCGTAAGGCAACACAATTTTGGCCTGCTCCCGGCATATTGCCCGAAGATCTGGTGAAAGCGGCTGTATTATCCTCATTAGCTGATGAAACACCGGAGGGTAAATCTATTATTGAACTAGCACAACAAAGCACTACGCGTATCCCCAATGTAGCACCTGCAGGAGCAGAATTCATCAACTTTACGGCAGAAACCCGATCAAGCGGGATCAATACTCCGGATGGCATTCGTATACGCAAAGGCGCTTTCGATTCAATGTTAAAGTTATCTACTTCAGCGGGCAATAAATTTCCGGACGAAGTTCAGGACCGGGTAAAAGCAATCGCATCCAATGGTGGCACTCCATTAGTAGTTGCTCAAAACGAAAGTATTCTCGGAACAATAGAGTTGCAGGACATTATAAAACCTGGTATTGCCGAACGGTTTGAACGCCTGCGCAAAATGGGTATTAAAACAGTGATGGTTACCGGCGATAATCCGCTTACAGCAAAATTCATAGCCGAAAAAGCCGGTGTAGATGATTTTATTGCTGAAGCTAAGCCTGAAGACAAGATGAACTACATAAAGCAGGAGCAGCTAAGTGGCCGTCTTGTAGCTATGATGGGTGATGGCACTAACGATGCTCCCGCCCTTGCACAAGCAGATGTGGGCGTAGCCATGAACAGTGGTACCCAGGCTGCAAAAGAAGCCGGCAATATGGTTGATCTCGACAATGACCCTACCAAACTTATTGAAGTGGTAGAGATTGGCAAACAATTGCTCATCACCCGGGGAACGCTTACAACCTTTTCTATTGCTAACGACGTAGCAAAGTATTTTGCCATTGTTCCGGCTTTATTTATCGCGTCTATCCCAGCACTGCAAAGTATTAACATTATGCACCTGCATAGCCCGGAAAGCGCAATACTATCCGCCGTAATATTTAACGCGATTATCATCCCCATACTTATACCGCTTGCGCTTAAAGGTGTTGAATACAAACCCATAGGAGCCAGCGCTTTGCTACGCCGCAACCTGCTTATTTATGGTCTTGGTGGTGTTGTAGCGCCGTTTATCGGCATAAAACTTATAGACCTGGTTATCTCCTTAATATTCTAA
- the kdpA gene encoding potassium-transporting ATPase subunit KdpA, producing the protein MNTELLGIIATFAITLVIAIPLGKYLAKMFAGQKVWTDFMRPLENFIYKLSGINPSEPMDWKRFLKAMMTINLLWLVYGFFVLMYQDKLPLNPDGNPGMTANLSFNTIISFVVNCNLQHYSGESGATYLTQHFIFMFLHFTSAATGIACAVAIFKAFKEKTTTDVGNFWNFFVKAITRLLLPLSVVVALILTFNGTPSSYAGKDQFISLQGDTVNVSRGPAAQMIAIKHLGTNGGGWFGANSAHPLENPNYFTNMVEIISQMIIPIAMILAFGYFIGRKKLGWVIFTVMMLGVLMLMIPSVTSELGGNPDLSKMGITQASGAMEGKEVRFGPAATAYWSTLTTVTSTGSVNGMHDSTMPLTGLWQLLAMMINGFFGGCGVGILNYFIYLIIAVFISGLMVGRTPEFLGHKVEAREVKIAALITLLSPFLIMAGTALSSYVFMSHGNADWAVKPSAWLNNPGYHGFSEMLYEYTSANANNGSGFEGLGDNNVFWNVTTGIVLLLGRFLPIIGPVAVAGLLAKKKFIPESAGTLKVDTMTFGMMTLAVILVLNALSYFPALVLGPIAEYFSMH; encoded by the coding sequence ATGAATACGGAACTATTAGGCATAATTGCCACGTTCGCCATTACGCTGGTTATAGCCATCCCACTTGGTAAGTACCTGGCTAAGATGTTTGCCGGCCAAAAGGTATGGACGGACTTTATGCGCCCACTCGAGAACTTCATTTACAAACTGAGCGGTATTAATCCTAGTGAGCCAATGGATTGGAAGCGGTTCCTGAAGGCCATGATGACCATTAACCTGCTTTGGCTGGTATATGGCTTTTTTGTACTGATGTACCAGGATAAGCTGCCACTAAATCCGGATGGCAACCCGGGCATGACGGCCAATCTTTCTTTTAACACCATCATTAGCTTTGTAGTAAACTGCAACTTACAGCATTATAGCGGCGAAAGCGGCGCTACTTATTTAACGCAGCACTTCATCTTCATGTTCCTGCACTTTACCAGTGCGGCAACAGGTATTGCCTGCGCTGTGGCCATCTTTAAAGCATTTAAAGAAAAAACAACTACTGACGTAGGTAATTTCTGGAACTTTTTTGTAAAAGCAATTACTCGCCTACTGCTGCCTTTGTCGGTTGTTGTAGCGTTAATCCTTACATTTAATGGTACCCCATCAAGCTATGCCGGTAAAGACCAGTTTATATCCTTACAGGGAGACACAGTAAACGTATCACGCGGGCCTGCTGCGCAAATGATTGCTATTAAGCACCTGGGAACTAATGGTGGCGGATGGTTTGGTGCAAACTCCGCTCATCCGCTGGAAAACCCCAATTACTTCACTAATATGGTAGAAATCATCTCTCAGATGATCATTCCTATTGCTATGATACTTGCCTTCGGCTATTTTATTGGGCGCAAAAAGCTTGGCTGGGTAATATTCACTGTGATGATGTTAGGGGTACTGATGCTTATGATACCATCTGTCACAAGCGAATTGGGCGGCAATCCTGATCTGTCTAAAATGGGCATCACGCAAGCGTCCGGCGCCATGGAGGGTAAAGAAGTTCGCTTCGGGCCGGCAGCCACTGCTTACTGGAGCACACTTACCACGGTAACATCTACTGGCTCGGTAAACGGAATGCACGATAGTACTATGCCGCTCACCGGCTTATGGCAACTACTTGCCATGATGATTAACGGCTTTTTTGGCGGCTGTGGTGTTGGTATTCTTAACTACTTTATTTACCTCATCATTGCCGTCTTTATATCAGGGTTAATGGTGGGCCGTACGCCGGAGTTCTTAGGGCACAAGGTAGAGGCTCGCGAAGTAAAGATCGCCGCCTTAATAACTTTGCTTAGCCCCTTCTTGATCATGGCCGGCACTGCATTATCCAGCTATGTATTCATGAGCCATGGCAATGCCGATTGGGCGGTAAAACCATCTGCATGGTTAAATAACCCGGGTTATCACGGCTTCTCTGAGATGCTTTACGAGTATACATCTGCAAATGCCAATAACGGATCTGGCTTTGAGGGTTTGGGTGACAACAACGTGTTCTGGAATGTAACCACAGGTATAGTACTCTTATTGGGCCGATTCCTGCCGATTATTGGCCCTGTAGCTGTAGCTGGTTTACTGGCCAAGAAGAAATTTATCCCCGAATCTGCCGGTACCCTCAAGGTAGACACAATGACTTTTGGAATGATGACCCTGGCGGTAATACTTGTACTCAATGCATTATCCTATTTCCCTGCATTGGTATTAGGGCCAATTGCAGAATATTTTTCAATGCACTAA
- a CDS encoding sensor protein KdpD produces the protein MKEEQHKDTSVKDFIELVKKSRRGKFKIYIGMSAGVGKTYRMLQEAHALVKNNIDIQIAYIETHNRAETHELLAGLPIIPRRTTYYKGKELAEMDLQAILNRHPEVVIVDELAHTNIEGSKNDKRWQDVFDILKAGISVISAVNIQHLESLNQDIEEITGISITERVPDKVLETADEIVNIDLTADELIDRLKAGKIYDKAKVQTALQNFFRSDKILQLREIALKEVAHHLERKIDVELPKQIKLRPEKFLACISSNADTAKTVIRKTARLASYYRSPWIVLYVQSSSESLDKIKLDKQRFLINNFKLATELGAEVIKLKSDDITQTIMRVAEEREVTTICIGKPHLNLFQVILRTAIFNQLLNKIAATETDLVILS, from the coding sequence ATGAAAGAAGAGCAGCATAAGGATACCTCCGTAAAGGACTTTATTGAACTGGTAAAAAAAAGCCGGCGCGGTAAGTTTAAGATTTACATTGGCATGAGTGCCGGTGTAGGTAAAACTTACCGCATGCTGCAAGAAGCTCATGCACTCGTTAAAAATAACATTGATATTCAGATAGCTTACATAGAAACACACAATCGTGCTGAAACGCATGAATTACTTGCAGGTTTACCCATAATACCCCGACGGACAACTTATTACAAAGGCAAAGAGTTAGCAGAAATGGATCTGCAAGCAATACTGAACCGACACCCTGAAGTTGTGATTGTGGATGAACTGGCCCACACGAACATCGAAGGGAGCAAGAATGACAAGCGCTGGCAGGATGTTTTTGACATTTTGAAGGCAGGCATCAGCGTTATAAGCGCGGTAAATATTCAGCATCTTGAAAGCCTTAACCAGGATATTGAAGAAATAACAGGCATTTCTATTACCGAACGGGTGCCTGATAAAGTGCTTGAAACAGCGGATGAGATTGTTAATATCGACCTTACCGCAGATGAGTTAATAGACCGGCTTAAAGCAGGTAAAATTTACGACAAGGCGAAAGTGCAAACCGCTCTTCAAAACTTTTTCCGGAGCGATAAAATACTGCAACTGCGCGAAATTGCATTGAAAGAAGTCGCACATCATCTGGAGCGGAAAATAGATGTAGAGCTTCCAAAGCAGATTAAATTACGACCTGAGAAATTCCTCGCGTGCATATCGTCAAACGCTGATACTGCGAAAACCGTTATACGCAAAACCGCCCGGTTGGCGTCTTATTACCGCTCGCCATGGATAGTACTTTACGTGCAGAGCAGCAGCGAAAGTTTGGACAAGATAAAGCTAGACAAGCAGCGCTTCCTCATAAATAACTTTAAACTGGCAACGGAGTTGGGTGCAGAAGTGATTAAACTTAAAAGTGACGATATCACCCAAACCATCATGCGCGTAGCCGAAGAGCGTGAGGTAACCACCATTTGCATTGGTAAGCCGCACCTCAATCTGTTCCAGGTGATACTCAGAACAGCTATCTTTAACCAGTTGCTCAACAAAATTGCAGCAACAGAAACCGACCTGGTAATACTATCATGA
- a CDS encoding porin, producing the protein MKKILFSAAILLAAITLKAQDSVKTSNLTISGYAEIYYGFDFNRPVSNARPSFVYSHNRHNEVNLNLGFVKANYDNGLIRANVALMAGTYTNANLAAEPGVLKNVFEANAGVKLSKSANLWLDAGIFSSHIGFESAVSKDCWVLTRNIASDNTPYYEAGAKLTYITNDGKVTLSGLYLNGWQRIQRQDANSKPAGGLQVSYKPSDNITLNYSNYLGVEGADSVGVKRFYNNFYGIFQVTKALGLTLGFDYGSQQQGKNSSEYYHVISPVAIMRYQLATKWALAGRVEYYQDKNGVFIATGTPNGFKTTGYSLNLDYAPVSNAVIRLEGKVYDSKDDVFRRFGNPISTNPLITASFAVSF; encoded by the coding sequence ATGAAAAAAATTCTATTCAGTGCAGCAATCTTGTTGGCTGCTATAACATTAAAGGCACAAGACAGCGTCAAAACAAGTAATCTAACCATCAGTGGTTATGCGGAAATTTATTACGGCTTTGACTTTAACCGCCCGGTAAGCAATGCCCGCCCTAGCTTTGTTTATTCGCACAACCGCCATAATGAGGTGAATCTAAACCTGGGCTTCGTTAAAGCTAATTACGATAACGGCTTAATACGTGCTAATGTGGCGCTAATGGCAGGAACTTACACCAATGCCAACCTCGCAGCAGAACCAGGCGTTTTAAAGAATGTTTTTGAAGCTAATGCCGGTGTAAAGCTGTCTAAGTCGGCCAACCTTTGGCTTGATGCAGGCATTTTCTCATCGCATATAGGTTTCGAGAGCGCGGTGTCAAAAGATTGTTGGGTACTAACCCGTAACATAGCCTCTGATAATACGCCCTACTATGAAGCTGGTGCAAAACTGACTTATATTACCAATGATGGAAAAGTAACGTTATCGGGTTTATACTTAAATGGCTGGCAGCGTATTCAGCGACAGGACGCTAATAGTAAACCGGCAGGCGGCTTGCAGGTGAGTTATAAACCATCAGATAACATCACTCTAAATTACAGCAATTACCTGGGTGTTGAAGGTGCCGACTCAGTTGGGGTAAAACGTTTTTATAATAACTTTTATGGAATATTCCAGGTAACTAAAGCATTAGGCTTGACATTGGGCTTTGATTATGGTTCCCAGCAACAAGGTAAAAACAGCAGCGAATACTATCATGTAATTTCGCCGGTAGCGATAATGCGTTACCAGTTAGCAACCAAGTGGGCCCTGGCCGGCAGGGTAGAATATTACCAGGATAAAAATGGTGTATTTATAGCAACAGGAACACCTAACGGATTCAAAACGACTGGCTATTCATTAAACCTGGACTATGCACCGGTTTCCAATGCAGTAATTCGTTTAGAAGGGAAAGTTTATGATAGCAAAGATGATGTGTTTAGACGTTTTGGCAACCCAATTAGCACCAATCCCCTGATTACGGCAAGTTTTGCAGTATCATTTTAA